One Methanocaldococcus villosus KIN24-T80 genomic window carries:
- a CDS encoding DHH family phosphoesterase — translation MIVKCPICDGTGKKVVKFKTCPVCEGSGYIDEFSPKTHIKNVSKRAQYDLDYGEIPCPKCKGSGKVPVYKECDFCKGSGKVVKCDRCGAIIGRYPDFKDRTLCDKCLKEEEERKKGLRNVYVFDEVATYYDVEPGKFYKGVVTRIERYGAFINLNEKVRGLLRPKDMISLKLEDLNVGDEIIVQAIDVRPEKREIDFKYIPLTTYDLVKFEKEIPVSQIKDISSNLVELKDQVVHIVGEVVQIVQTPGPTIFTVTDGTDFTWIAALEIAGLRAHPEVKVGDIIDVIGRVNIREGRLQIERIKLKKLEGEEAERIRKEIEEKIDKRAEPARDIKFLVESEVLEKLRDRMADVAKRIRKAVLDGRPIIIRHHADTDGYCGGIALEKAILPIIDKFAIDVDAIWHFFKRRPSKAPFYELEDVTKDLVFSIEDALKFGQKLPLIVLIDNGSTDEDIPAISKAKAYGIEVIVIDHHYPGEVINGRAEIDDYVDAHVNPYLVGGDSNLTAGVLGTEIARMINPEVEEEIKHIPGIAVVADHAKGKEAEIYIEIALERLNELSEKYGCKRKYDREYLEKIGLVMDFEAFYLRFMDGRGLVDDILATNIKEFKRHEKLIDILYEQAMKMVERQMRAVIPALKTEFLDNGIILNTLDVEKYAHKFTFPAPGKTTGFAHDYIVQKYGEDKPIITFSYGPDFGVVRATDAVHEKYNFNLNLIVEQLMEEIPEASIDGGGHECAGSIKFVEGLRDKVINRFIEIIKELKPK, via the coding sequence ATGATAGTTAAATGTCCCATATGTGATGGTACAGGAAAGAAAGTGGTTAAATTTAAAACTTGTCCAGTTTGTGAAGGAAGTGGATATATTGATGAATTCTCCCCAAAAACACATATAAAGAATGTTTCAAAGAGAGCTCAGTATGATTTAGACTATGGAGAAATTCCATGTCCAAAATGTAAAGGTTCAGGAAAAGTGCCAGTTTATAAAGAATGTGATTTTTGTAAAGGTTCAGGAAAAGTAGTTAAGTGTGATAGATGTGGAGCAATAATAGGTAGATACCCAGACTTTAAAGACAGAACATTGTGTGACAAGTGTTTAAAAGAGGAAGAGGAAAGAAAAAAAGGTTTAAGAAATGTTTATGTGTTTGATGAAGTTGCTACTTACTATGATGTGGAGCCTGGAAAGTTTTATAAAGGGGTAGTTACAAGGATAGAGAGATACGGTGCATTTATAAATTTAAATGAAAAAGTAAGAGGGTTGCTAAGACCTAAGGATATGATTAGCTTAAAGTTAGAAGATTTGAATGTTGGAGATGAGATAATTGTCCAAGCTATTGATGTTAGGCCAGAAAAGAGAGAAATAGATTTTAAATACATACCACTAACAACTTATGACTTAGTTAAATTTGAAAAGGAGATACCTGTTAGTCAGATAAAAGACATATCCTCCAATTTAGTTGAACTTAAAGATCAAGTAGTTCATATAGTTGGAGAAGTTGTTCAGATAGTCCAAACTCCTGGACCTACAATATTTACAGTTACAGATGGAACAGACTTTACATGGATAGCAGCTTTAGAAATAGCAGGCTTAAGAGCTCATCCAGAAGTTAAAGTTGGAGATATTATAGATGTCATAGGAAGAGTAAATATTAGGGAAGGTAGATTACAGATAGAAAGGATTAAACTGAAAAAATTAGAAGGTGAAGAAGCTGAAAGGATTAGAAAAGAGATAGAAGAAAAAATTGATAAAAGAGCAGAACCTGCAAGAGATATAAAATTCTTAGTTGAGAGTGAGGTTTTAGAAAAACTAAGAGATAGGATGGCTGATGTTGCTAAAAGAATAAGAAAAGCTGTTTTAGATGGTAGGCCAATAATTATAAGACATCATGCTGATACAGATGGTTACTGTGGAGGAATAGCATTAGAAAAAGCCATATTGCCAATAATTGATAAATTTGCTATAGATGTAGATGCTATTTGGCATTTCTTCAAAAGAAGGCCTTCAAAGGCACCATTTTATGAGTTAGAAGATGTTACAAAAGATTTAGTATTTTCTATAGAAGATGCTTTAAAGTTTGGTCAGAAATTACCTTTGATTGTATTAATAGATAATGGAAGTACTGATGAAGATATTCCTGCAATATCAAAGGCTAAGGCTTATGGTATAGAGGTTATTGTTATTGATCACCACTATCCTGGAGAAGTAATTAATGGTAGAGCTGAGATAGATGATTATGTTGATGCCCATGTAAATCCATATTTGGTTGGTGGAGATAGTAACTTGACAGCTGGAGTTTTAGGAACAGAAATAGCAAGAATGATCAATCCTGAGGTAGAGGAGGAAATAAAACATATACCCGGAATAGCAGTAGTTGCTGATCATGCTAAAGGGAAAGAAGCAGAGATATATATTGAGATAGCCTTAGAAAGATTAAATGAACTTAGTGAAAAATATGGATGTAAGAGGAAATATGATAGGGAATATTTAGAAAAAATTGGATTAGTCATGGATTTTGAAGCTTTCTACTTAAGATTCATGGATGGTAGAGGTTTAGTTGATGATATATTAGCAACAAATATAAAGGAATTTAAAAGACATGAAAAGTTAATAGACATCCTCTATGAACAAGCTATGAAAATGGTTGAAAGACAGATGAGAGCAGTAATTCCTGCTCTAAAGACTGAATTTTTGGATAATGGAATAATATTAAACACTCTTGATGTTGAAAAATATGCCCATAAATTTACATTCCCTGCTCCAGGAAAAACTACAGGATTTGCTCATGACTATATAGTTCAAAAATATGGAGAGGATAAGCCAATAATAACCTTCTCATATGGGCCAGACTTTGGAGTTGTTAGGGCCACTGATGCCGTTCATGAGAAATATAATTTTAACTTAAACTTAATAGTTGAGCAATTAATGGAAGAAATTCCTGAAGCTTCTATTGATGGAGGAGGGCATGAGTGTGCAGGGTCTATAAAATTTGTTGAAGGGCTCAGGGATAAAGTTATAAATAGATTTATAGAAATTATAAAAGAGTTAAAACCTAAATAA
- the surE gene encoding 5'/3'-nucleotidase SurE has translation MDILIVNDDGIYSPSLVALYKALKNKFDNANITIVAPTNQQSGIGRAISLFEPLRMTKVRLEDDIYGYAVSGTPTDCVILGIYQILKKIPDLVISGINIGENLGTEIMTSGTLGAAFEAAHHGAKSMAVSLQITSDHLKFREFDIPLDFKIPAEITVRIAEKYLKYDFPCDLLNINIPEKANLNTPIEITRLARKMYTTHVEERIDPRGRSYYWIDGYPIFEEDEDTDVYVLRKKGHISITPLTLDTTIKNLDEFKKKYGEILTKL, from the coding sequence ATGGATATATTAATAGTTAATGATGATGGCATCTATTCCCCATCTTTAGTAGCTTTATATAAAGCATTAAAAAACAAATTTGATAATGCTAACATTACAATAGTAGCCCCTACAAATCAGCAGAGTGGTATAGGTAGAGCAATAAGCTTATTTGAACCTCTTAGAATGACAAAGGTTAGGTTAGAAGATGATATCTATGGCTATGCAGTTTCTGGCACACCTACAGATTGTGTTATTCTTGGCATATATCAAATTTTGAAAAAAATCCCTGATTTAGTAATATCTGGAATAAATATCGGAGAAAATTTAGGAACAGAGATAATGACATCAGGAACATTGGGTGCAGCTTTTGAAGCAGCACATCATGGAGCAAAATCAATGGCTGTATCTTTACAAATAACTTCAGATCATTTAAAGTTTAGAGAGTTTGATATTCCATTAGATTTTAAGATCCCTGCAGAAATAACTGTTAGGATAGCTGAAAAATACTTAAAATATGATTTTCCATGTGATTTGTTAAATATCAACATTCCTGAAAAGGCTAATTTAAATACTCCAATAGAGATAACAAGATTAGCTAGAAAGATGTATACAACACATGTTGAGGAGAGAATAGATCCAAGAGGTAGAAGTTATTATTGGATTGATGGATATCCTATATTTGAAGAAGATGAAGACACTGATGTTTATGTACTAAGGAAAAAGGGGCACATATCTATAACCCCACTAACATTAGACACAACAATAAAAAATTTAGATGAATTTAAGAAAAAGTATGGGGAGATATTAACTAAACTATGA
- a CDS encoding endonuclease III domain-containing protein, translating into MIYKIYKLLLNHYGYQNWWPAESRYEVVVGVILTQNTSWKNVEKAIKNLKAKNLLDEEKILNISMNELKELIKPAGFYNIKSERLKEITSFIVNNYGSTENMYLSKEPMKVLREKLLNVKGIGKESADSILLYALDRPSFVVDTYTKRLFNRLGILNSEDYEYIKRIFEENIPKDLKVYKEYHALIVEHCKTVCKKKPKCNKCFLKDICLFRF; encoded by the coding sequence ATGATATATAAAATTTATAAACTTTTATTAAACCATTATGGATATCAAAATTGGTGGCCAGCTGAGAGTAGGTATGAAGTTGTTGTAGGTGTAATTTTAACACAGAATACCTCATGGAAAAATGTAGAAAAAGCTATAAAGAATTTAAAAGCTAAGAATCTATTAGATGAAGAGAAGATATTAAATATTTCAATGAATGAATTAAAAGAGTTGATAAAGCCTGCAGGTTTTTATAATATAAAGTCTGAAAGATTAAAGGAAATAACATCATTTATAGTTAATAATTATGGAAGCACAGAAAATATGTATTTATCAAAAGAACCTATGAAAGTGTTAAGGGAAAAGCTTTTAAATGTTAAAGGTATTGGAAAAGAGAGTGCTGACAGTATCTTACTTTATGCATTAGATAGGCCCAGTTTTGTTGTTGATACATACACTAAAAGACTTTTTAATAGGCTAGGTATTTTAAACAGTGAAGATTATGAATATATAAAAAGAATTTTTGAAGAAAATATTCCAAAAGATCTAAAAGTTTATAAAGAATATCATGCATTAATTGTAGAACATTGTAAAACTGTCTGTAAGAAAAAACCAAAATGTAACAAATGTTTTTTAAAAGATATTTGTTTATTTAGGTTTTAA
- the argH gene encoding argininosuccinate lyase translates to MNILRRGRLGEIKEDVARYTTSLSFDKEIFEADILCDIAHVIMLYKQDILKKEEAEKIISGLKEIYKDGLDKLNLDPSLDDIHMVIENELYKRIDDVAGKLQTARSRNDQVATDLRLALREKIVNILISLIAFLEDLTELSKEYKDVITVGYTHLQHAQPITFGHLLLSYVSAIERDILRLLDSYKRVNISPLGSCALAGTGFNIDREMTKELLGFDGIIENTIDAVSARDFIAEVVANLSILSANLSKICEELILFSTYEFNTVEIDDSYCSTSSIMPQKKNPDVAEIARAKLCSIYGNLITILTILKALPNAYNRDLQEITPYLWDSIYKITDTIKMVHGMLKSLKINKDRMYFLAKANYSTATELADTLVRELNIPFRKAHNIVGEIVRISIKERKDVIKTAKEVLKKYNLEIDEEKIEKALKPEENVKLRKTLGGPNPEEVEKRAESFKKRLEEYKRNVLMKKEKIENVKNMLLNYNL, encoded by the coding sequence ATGAATATTCTTAGAAGAGGAAGATTGGGGGAAATTAAAGAGGATGTTGCAAGATATACAACAAGTCTATCATTTGATAAAGAAATATTTGAAGCAGATATTCTCTGTGATATAGCTCATGTTATTATGTTATATAAGCAAGATATTTTAAAGAAAGAAGAAGCAGAGAAGATAATTAGTGGTTTAAAGGAGATATATAAAGATGGTTTAGATAAATTAAATTTAGACCCATCATTAGATGATATCCATATGGTTATTGAAAATGAGTTATATAAAAGGATTGATGATGTTGCTGGAAAGTTACAGACAGCAAGAAGTAGGAATGATCAAGTGGCAACAGATTTAAGATTAGCATTGAGGGAGAAGATTGTTAATATCTTAATATCACTAATAGCATTTTTAGAAGATTTAACTGAGTTATCTAAAGAGTATAAAGATGTAATAACAGTGGGATATACACATTTGCAGCATGCACAGCCTATAACTTTTGGGCATTTATTGCTAAGCTATGTATCAGCTATTGAAAGAGATATTTTAAGGCTTTTAGATAGTTATAAGAGAGTTAACATTTCCCCTCTTGGTAGTTGTGCTTTGGCAGGAACTGGGTTTAATATTGATAGAGAAATGACAAAAGAGTTATTAGGTTTTGATGGGATTATAGAGAATACAATAGATGCTGTATCTGCAAGAGATTTTATAGCTGAAGTAGTGGCTAATCTATCAATACTATCAGCAAATTTATCAAAGATTTGTGAGGAATTAATTCTATTTTCAACTTATGAGTTTAACACTGTTGAAATAGATGATAGCTACTGCTCTACATCATCAATTATGCCACAAAAGAAGAATCCGGATGTGGCTGAAATAGCTAGAGCTAAACTATGCTCAATATATGGAAATTTAATTACAATATTAACAATATTAAAAGCCTTACCTAATGCTTATAATAGAGATTTACAAGAAATAACCCCATATCTTTGGGATTCTATATATAAAATAACAGATACAATTAAAATGGTTCATGGCATGCTAAAGAGCTTAAAGATTAATAAGGATAGAATGTATTTTTTAGCAAAAGCTAATTATTCAACAGCCACAGAATTGGCTGATACTTTAGTTAGAGAGCTTAATATACCATTTAGAAAAGCTCATAATATTGTTGGAGAAATTGTTAGAATTTCTATAAAAGAGAGGAAAGATGTTATAAAAACTGCTAAAGAAGTTTTAAAAAAGTATAATCTTGAAATAGATGAAGAGAAAATAGAAAAAGCTTTAAAACCAGAAGAAAATGTTAAACTAAGAAAAACTTTAGGTGGTCCAAATCCAGAAGAAGTGGAGAAAAGAGCAGAGAGTTTTAAGAAGAGATTAGAAGAATATAAAAGGAATGTATTGATGAAAAAGGAAAAGATAGAGAATGTTAAAAATATGTTATTAAATTACAATTTATAA
- the cbiT gene encoding precorrin-6Y C5,15-methyltransferase (decarboxylating) subunit CbiT, translating into MEFITEKDIPITKEEIRAISLYKLDLKESDTVVDIGCGSGAMTVDIAKRVKKVYAIDFNEKAIELTKKNLNKFNIRNCEVILAKAEDVLDKLEYNKAFIGGTKNLEKIIKILSNKEVKLIVANTILLESTYKAINLFEQMGYSVEAVNAFISYSKKISSGHMFLARNPITIIKAYKL; encoded by the coding sequence ATGGAGTTTATTACAGAGAAAGATATACCTATAACAAAAGAGGAAATTAGGGCTATAAGTTTATATAAATTAGATTTAAAAGAGTCTGACACTGTTGTTGATATAGGTTGTGGTTCAGGAGCTATGACAGTTGATATAGCTAAAAGGGTTAAAAAAGTTTATGCAATAGATTTTAATGAAAAAGCAATAGAACTTACAAAAAAGAATTTAAATAAGTTTAATATAAGGAATTGTGAAGTTATTCTTGCTAAAGCTGAAGATGTTTTAGATAAATTGGAATATAACAAAGCCTTTATTGGTGGGACAAAGAATCTTGAAAAAATTATAAAAATTTTAAGTAATAAAGAAGTAAAGCTAATAGTAGCTAACACCATACTATTAGAAAGCACCTATAAGGCAATAAATCTCTTTGAGCAGATGGGTTATAGTGTTGAAGCAGTTAATGCATTTATCTCATATTCAAAAAAAATCAGTTCTGGTCATATGTTCCTTGCAAGGAATCCAATAACAATAATCAAAGCTTATAAATTGTAA